Proteins encoded in a region of the Vibrio sp. CB1-14 genome:
- a CDS encoding flavin prenyltransferase UbiX: MKSADKAITLAFTGASGAPYGMRLLECLLAQDYTVYLLISSAARVVLATEHDIKLPSGPDAAHKALTEHLNCKPEKLIVCGKEDWFSPVASGSAAPKQMIVCPCSAGSVAAIAHGMSDNLIERAADVVIKEKGQLLLVVRETPFSTIHLENMHKLSQMGVTIMPAAPGFYHQPKSIEDLVDFIVARVLDHMGLEQNLVPRWGYDQR, translated from the coding sequence ATGAAATCGGCAGACAAAGCCATTACCCTTGCGTTTACTGGTGCCTCTGGGGCGCCTTACGGTATGCGCCTGCTCGAGTGTTTACTTGCTCAAGATTACACCGTGTATCTATTGATTTCGTCGGCAGCACGCGTGGTGCTTGCCACCGAGCATGATATTAAGCTGCCAAGCGGCCCAGATGCTGCCCACAAAGCTCTGACAGAGCATTTAAACTGCAAGCCAGAAAAGCTGATTGTGTGTGGTAAAGAAGATTGGTTCTCGCCCGTGGCTTCTGGTTCAGCTGCGCCGAAGCAGATGATAGTTTGTCCTTGTTCGGCGGGTAGCGTAGCAGCGATTGCTCACGGCATGTCAGATAACCTAATAGAGCGTGCCGCTGATGTAGTGATCAAAGAGAAAGGGCAACTGCTGTTGGTGGTGCGTGAAACGCCGTTCTCAACCATCCACCTTGAGAACATGCACAAGCTCTCCCAAATGGGGGTCACCATTATGCCTGCAGCGCCTGGCTTTTATCATCAGCCCAAATCTATTGAAGATTTGGTGGACTTTATCGTGGCTAGGGTGCTCGATCATATGGGGCTGGAACAAAATCTAGTGCCGCGTTGGGGCTACGATCAGCGATAG
- a CDS encoding chemotaxis protein CheX, whose protein sequence is MRAEFVNPFLASLMNVLKTMASMEIKPLKPRIKKDEIARGDVSGLIGMVGTQTRGSMSITFEEGLALEIMQNMLGEKPHGLNEEVTDMVGEITNMVTGGAKRILAENGFDFDMATPVVVSGKGHTIRHKCDGAIIIMPFTSDWGNAFIEICFE, encoded by the coding sequence ATGCGCGCTGAATTTGTAAATCCGTTTTTAGCCTCATTGATGAATGTGCTAAAAACGATGGCTTCAATGGAGATCAAGCCACTTAAGCCAAGAATAAAAAAAGACGAGATCGCTCGAGGCGATGTGTCTGGCCTCATCGGTATGGTAGGCACACAAACCCGTGGTTCAATGTCGATTACGTTTGAGGAAGGGCTTGCCCTTGAAATCATGCAGAACATGCTGGGTGAAAAACCACATGGGTTGAATGAAGAAGTGACCGATATGGTGGGTGAGATCACCAACATGGTGACGGGCGGAGCGAAACGTATCTTGGCAGAAAACGGCTTTGATTTTGATATGGCAACACCGGTTGTGGTATCAGGTAAAGGCCACACCATCCGACACAAATGCGATGGCGCGATCATCATCATGCCATTTACCTCAGACTGGGGTAATGCGTTTATTGAAATTTGTTTTGAATAA
- the fbp gene encoding class 1 fructose-bisphosphatase — protein sequence MSDMRTLGEFIVEKQHDFPHASGDLSSLLSSIRLAAKIVNREINKAGLVDITGAVGTDNVQGEAQQKLDVYANDKFKAALEARDQVCGVASEEEDEAVAFNKELNKNAKYVVLMDPLDGSSNIDVNVSVGTIFSIYRRISPVGTPPTQEDFLQPGNKQVAAGYVVYGSSTMLVYTTGKGVNGFTYDPSIGSFCLSHENMLIPKDGTIYSINEGNYIRFPMGVKKYIKYCQENVPEEKRPYTSRYIGSLVSDFHRNLLKGGIYLYPSTQSHPSGKLRLLYECNPMAFIMEQAGGVASDGTQRIMDIKPTELHQRVPFFVGSKNMVEQVESFLEEYQD from the coding sequence ATGTCTGATATGCGCACCCTTGGCGAATTCATTGTTGAGAAGCAACATGATTTCCCCCACGCTAGCGGTGATCTCTCCTCTCTTTTGTCCTCGATTCGACTTGCTGCAAAAATTGTAAACCGAGAAATCAACAAAGCTGGCCTTGTTGATATCACAGGTGCTGTTGGTACAGACAATGTTCAAGGCGAAGCTCAGCAAAAGCTCGATGTCTATGCGAATGATAAGTTCAAAGCCGCGCTAGAAGCACGTGACCAAGTTTGTGGTGTCGCGAGTGAAGAAGAAGATGAGGCAGTCGCGTTCAATAAAGAGCTCAACAAGAACGCAAAATATGTTGTGTTGATGGATCCATTGGATGGTTCGTCAAACATCGATGTCAATGTCTCGGTCGGTACTATTTTCTCTATTTACCGCCGTATCTCACCAGTAGGCACACCTCCAACTCAAGAGGACTTCCTACAACCAGGCAATAAACAAGTCGCGGCTGGTTATGTAGTCTACGGCTCGTCAACCATGTTGGTATACACAACAGGTAAAGGCGTAAACGGCTTCACTTACGACCCATCTATCGGTAGCTTCTGTCTTTCACACGAAAACATGTTGATACCTAAAGATGGAACTATCTACTCAATCAACGAAGGTAACTACATCCGCTTCCCTATGGGTGTGAAGAAGTACATTAAGTACTGCCAAGAAAACGTACCAGAAGAGAAGCGTCCATATACCTCACGCTATATTGGCTCACTCGTATCTGATTTCCACCGTAACCTACTTAAGGGTGGTATCTACCTTTACCCAAGCACGCAGAGTCACCCTAGCGGTAAACTGCGTTTGCTGTATGAGTGCAACCCAATGGCATTCATCATGGAACAAGCGGGCGGCGTCGCGTCAGATGGTACCCAGCGTATTATGGATATCAAGCCGACAGAGCTTCACCAGCGCGTACCATTCTTTGTAGGTTCAAAGAACATGGTTGAACAAGTCGAATCCTTCCTCGAAGAGTACCAAGACTAA
- the ppa gene encoding inorganic diphosphatase: protein MSLNNVPAGKSLPDDIYVVIEIPANADPIKYEVDKDSGAVFVDRFMSAPMFYPCNYGYVNHTLSLDGDPVDVLVPTPYPLMPGSVIRCRPVGVLKMTDESGEDAKVFAVPHSKLSKEYDHIQDVDDIPELLKAQITQFFERYKELEAGKWVKVDGWADVQAARDEIQSSYERAQGK, encoded by the coding sequence ATGAGCTTAAACAATGTACCTGCGGGTAAGTCACTCCCAGATGACATCTATGTCGTCATTGAAATCCCTGCAAACGCTGATCCCATCAAGTATGAAGTCGATAAAGACTCTGGTGCCGTATTCGTTGACCGCTTTATGTCAGCCCCAATGTTCTACCCTTGTAACTACGGCTATGTAAACCACACTCTATCACTGGATGGTGACCCGGTAGACGTGCTGGTTCCAACTCCGTACCCGTTGATGCCAGGCTCAGTGATTCGCTGCCGCCCAGTAGGGGTACTGAAAATGACCGATGAGTCAGGCGAAGATGCTAAAGTGTTCGCAGTTCCACACAGCAAACTGAGTAAAGAGTACGACCACATCCAAGATGTAGACGATATTCCAGAGCTTCTAAAAGCGCAAATCACGCAATTCTTTGAGCGTTATAAAGAACTAGAAGCAGGCAAATGGGTGAAAGTCGATGGCTGGGCAGATGTTCAAGCTGCGCGTGATGAAATCCAATCATCGTATGAACGCGCTCAAGGCAAGTAG
- the thiB gene encoding thiamine ABC transporter substrate binding subunit, with translation MASAQSLTVYTYSSFASDWGPGPAIEKAFEAQCGCDLNYVALDDGVSILNRLRLEGSSTQADVVLGLDNNLMSEAKKSGLLANHGADLSSVVLPNGWSDEVFVPFDYGYFAFVYNKEKVKNPPKSLKELVEQRDDLKVIYQDPRTSTPGQGLLLWMKSVYGDDSSAAWQQLSKKTVTVTKGWSEAYSMFLEGESDLVLSYTTSPAYHIIAEQDQRFAAADFAEGHYTQIEVAAKVAGSSNQKLADEFMQFIVSDSFQSNIPTGNWMYPVVDSNLPAGFESLTIPAKALSFSPDEVANNRKAWILEWQSALIK, from the coding sequence ATAGCATCGGCACAATCGCTGACCGTTTATACCTACAGCTCATTTGCATCCGATTGGGGGCCAGGCCCTGCGATTGAAAAAGCATTCGAAGCCCAATGTGGTTGCGATCTCAACTATGTAGCGCTTGATGATGGCGTGTCTATCCTCAACCGACTTCGCTTGGAAGGCAGCAGCACTCAAGCAGATGTCGTGCTTGGTCTTGATAACAACCTAATGAGCGAGGCGAAAAAATCGGGGCTGCTTGCTAACCACGGTGCTGATTTGTCATCGGTAGTATTGCCGAATGGTTGGAGTGATGAGGTATTCGTCCCATTTGATTACGGCTACTTTGCCTTTGTGTACAACAAAGAGAAGGTAAAGAACCCACCTAAAAGCCTTAAAGAGTTGGTTGAACAGCGTGATGACCTTAAAGTGATTTACCAAGACCCACGCACGTCGACACCAGGCCAAGGCTTACTGCTGTGGATGAAGTCTGTGTATGGGGATGATTCAAGCGCTGCATGGCAGCAACTGTCGAAGAAAACCGTCACTGTGACTAAGGGTTGGTCTGAAGCGTATTCGATGTTCTTAGAAGGGGAGTCGGATCTCGTGCTGTCTTACACGACATCTCCGGCTTACCACATTATTGCAGAGCAAGACCAACGTTTCGCAGCGGCTGATTTTGCAGAAGGTCACTACACTCAAATAGAAGTTGCTGCCAAGGTGGCAGGAAGCAGCAACCAGAAACTTGCCGATGAGTTTATGCAGTTTATTGTCTCTGATAGCTTTCAATCCAACATACCTACGGGTAACTGGATGTACCCAGTGGTGGATAGCAACTTACCCGCTGGGTTTGAGAGCCTAACCATTCCCGCCAAGGCGTTGTCTTTCTCTCCTGACGAAGTGGCGAATAATCGCAAGGCGTGGATCCTTGAATGGCAATCTGCGTTGATTAAGTAA
- the zur gene encoding zinc uptake transcriptional repressor Zur, translating into MDQKLIKQLEETCSARGVRLTPQRKRVYELICDSNKASSAYELLDQLKVTEPQAKPPTVYRALDFLLEQGFIHRVESTNSFVSCCSFGEHKHYSHLLICDKCGNVVELQDDILIALLNSNVEKHGFQFSNHVIETHGTCQTCSSLEESNK; encoded by the coding sequence GTGGATCAGAAGCTAATCAAACAACTAGAAGAAACGTGCTCGGCGCGAGGGGTTCGTTTAACGCCTCAGCGTAAGCGTGTGTATGAGCTGATTTGTGACAGTAATAAGGCCTCAAGTGCCTATGAACTCCTTGACCAACTCAAGGTCACTGAACCGCAGGCAAAGCCACCAACGGTATACCGAGCACTGGACTTTCTTTTAGAGCAAGGATTTATCCATCGCGTTGAATCGACTAACAGTTTTGTCTCTTGTTGTTCATTTGGTGAGCATAAGCACTACTCGCATCTGCTGATTTGTGACAAGTGCGGTAATGTCGTTGAACTACAAGATGATATTCTGATAGCCTTGCTTAATAGCAACGTTGAAAAACATGGCTTCCAGTTTTCAAATCACGTCATAGAAACTCATGGCACATGTCAGACGTGTTCATCATTGGAAGAATCGAACAAATAG
- the mpl gene encoding UDP-N-acetylmuramate:L-alanyl-gamma-D-glutamyl-meso-diaminopimelate ligase, which translates to MHIHILGICGTFMGGAAVLAQQLGHRVTGSDANVYPPMSTLLESEGIEIIEGFDPAQLNPAPDLVVIGNAMSRGNPCVEYVLNHNLKYTSGPQWLQEFLLHDRWVLAVSGTHGKTTTSSMLSWILEDCGYTPGFLVGGVLGNFGQSARLGESMFFVVEADEYDSAFFDKRSKFVHYHPRTLIMNNLEFDHADIFDDLEAIKRQFHHLVRTVPGNGRIMTPKSDKALGDVLGRGCWSEVEHTGAGADWHANKLIADGSHFEVFLHGAKVGEVKWDLVGDHNVDNALMAIAGARHVGVTPDLACEALGKFINTKRRLELKGEVNQVTVYDDFAHHPTAIELTLDGLRNKVGDKRILAVLEPRSATMKRGVHKETLAQSLTKADQVFLFQPDSIEWSVQDIADACSQPAQVDSDIDALVAKIAAQGEPGDQILVMSNGGFGGIHQKLLEALA; encoded by the coding sequence ATGCATATTCATATCCTTGGCATCTGCGGCACCTTTATGGGTGGCGCTGCTGTACTGGCCCAGCAACTTGGGCATCGAGTCACGGGCAGTGATGCAAACGTCTATCCACCAATGAGCACTCTATTGGAATCGGAAGGAATCGAAATCATCGAAGGTTTTGACCCTGCGCAGCTCAACCCAGCGCCCGATCTCGTAGTGATTGGTAATGCGATGAGTCGAGGTAATCCTTGTGTCGAATATGTCCTTAATCACAACCTTAAGTACACCTCTGGACCTCAATGGCTTCAGGAATTTCTTTTGCATGATCGCTGGGTATTGGCCGTGTCTGGAACGCACGGAAAAACTACGACTTCGAGTATGCTTAGCTGGATTTTAGAAGACTGCGGTTATACACCAGGCTTCTTGGTGGGCGGCGTTTTGGGCAACTTTGGACAATCGGCGAGGCTGGGTGAGTCGATGTTCTTTGTGGTCGAAGCGGATGAATACGACAGTGCCTTTTTCGATAAACGTTCTAAGTTTGTTCACTACCATCCTCGCACTTTGATCATGAATAACCTTGAGTTTGATCATGCGGATATTTTTGATGATCTTGAAGCGATCAAGAGGCAGTTCCATCATCTAGTACGCACGGTTCCGGGTAACGGAAGGATCATGACACCGAAAAGCGACAAAGCGCTCGGAGATGTTTTAGGTAGAGGCTGCTGGAGTGAAGTTGAACATACGGGTGCTGGTGCAGATTGGCACGCTAACAAACTGATTGCCGACGGCTCTCATTTTGAAGTGTTCTTGCATGGTGCGAAAGTGGGCGAGGTGAAATGGGATTTGGTGGGTGACCACAATGTCGATAATGCACTGATGGCGATTGCAGGTGCAAGACACGTAGGTGTTACGCCAGATTTAGCGTGTGAGGCACTGGGTAAGTTTATCAACACCAAGCGACGCCTCGAGTTAAAAGGCGAAGTGAATCAGGTGACGGTCTACGATGACTTTGCCCATCACCCAACGGCAATTGAACTGACGTTAGATGGTCTGCGTAACAAGGTCGGCGATAAACGTATTCTCGCGGTGTTGGAGCCGCGCAGTGCGACTATGAAACGTGGTGTGCACAAAGAGACGCTTGCCCAATCACTCACTAAAGCCGACCAAGTGTTCTTGTTTCAGCCAGACAGTATTGAATGGTCGGTACAAGACATTGCCGATGCGTGCAGCCAGCCCGCTCAAGTTGACAGCGACATTGATGCGTTGGTGGCTAAGATTGCAGCGCAGGGTGAGCCTGGCGATCAGATCTTGGTGATGAGTAACGGTGGCTTTGGTGGTATTCATCAGAAATTATTGGAGGCGTTAGCCTAA
- a CDS encoding DUF2799 domain-containing protein encodes MFRKGIMVTAFVLLSGCVQLKPPTEESAQSWQDFGYQWAMKGYIIESQSDLAKKAPELSAELFAQYQAGYATGKADYCKQDPFILGYDGKIYYGICNDLDRRYNEEYWRGKNARNRR; translated from the coding sequence ATGTTTAGAAAAGGGATAATGGTTACGGCATTTGTGCTGTTGTCAGGGTGTGTGCAGCTCAAACCACCAACCGAAGAAAGCGCTCAAAGCTGGCAAGATTTTGGTTATCAATGGGCGATGAAAGGTTACATCATTGAAAGCCAATCTGATTTGGCAAAAAAAGCCCCTGAGTTGTCCGCTGAGCTATTTGCTCAGTATCAAGCAGGCTATGCAACAGGTAAAGCGGACTATTGTAAGCAGGATCCATTTATACTTGGCTATGATGGTAAAATTTATTATGGCATTTGCAATGACCTCGACCGCCGCTATAACGAAGAGTACTGGCGAGGTAAGAATGCTCGCAATCGCCGTTGA
- the pmbA gene encoding metalloprotease PmbA: MDVREQVAQQKAELEAAVAKALDMASVSADAAEVAITKSTGLSVSTRMCEVENVEFNSDGALGITVYRGQKKGSASTSDLSEKAIAQTVAAALDIAQYTSEDPYAGPAPKELMVTDIPDLDLFHPDEPNPDMAAQKAIAAEKAALEYSDKIKQSDGASYDSHYGVKVYGNSHGLLAGYASSRHSISCSVIGQGQNGDMERDYSYTLARHRDDLWTPESVGEQAAKKTIERLDARKIKTGQYPVLFANDVATGLIGHLVMGISGGNLYRKSSFLLDKLGEQILPDWFSIQEKPHVLRGLASSPFDNEGVVTRDMDIITDGKLATYLLTSYAARKMNMTPTGHAGGIHNWYVKSTGQDFDAMLKQLGTGLLVTEVMGQGVNIVTGDYSRGAAGFWVENGEIQFPVSEITVAGNLAQMFQQIVAVGNDVETRSQIQTGSILLESMKVAGE, translated from the coding sequence ATGGACGTAAGAGAGCAAGTTGCTCAGCAAAAAGCTGAGCTAGAAGCGGCAGTTGCGAAAGCATTGGACATGGCTTCGGTAAGTGCAGATGCGGCCGAGGTTGCGATCACCAAAAGCACGGGGCTTAGCGTATCGACGCGTATGTGCGAGGTGGAAAACGTTGAGTTCAATAGTGACGGTGCTTTAGGTATTACAGTTTACCGTGGACAGAAAAAAGGCAGCGCCTCAACTTCTGACCTGAGCGAAAAAGCGATTGCTCAAACGGTAGCAGCTGCGCTGGATATTGCTCAATACACGTCAGAAGATCCATACGCAGGCCCTGCGCCAAAAGAGCTTATGGTGACTGATATTCCAGACCTTGATCTCTTCCACCCTGATGAGCCAAACCCAGATATGGCGGCGCAAAAAGCCATTGCTGCTGAAAAGGCAGCGCTGGAGTACAGCGACAAAATCAAACAAAGTGATGGCGCGAGCTACGATAGTCATTATGGGGTAAAGGTTTATGGTAACTCTCACGGCCTGCTAGCGGGTTACGCATCAAGCCGCCACAGTATAAGTTGCAGCGTGATCGGCCAAGGCCAAAACGGTGACATGGAGCGAGACTATAGCTATACACTCGCTCGCCATCGTGACGATCTTTGGACACCTGAGTCTGTAGGTGAGCAAGCAGCGAAGAAAACGATTGAGCGTCTTGACGCACGAAAGATCAAAACTGGTCAATACCCAGTACTGTTTGCCAACGATGTTGCGACTGGATTGATAGGTCACCTCGTGATGGGTATCAGTGGTGGTAACCTGTATCGCAAGTCTTCATTCCTATTGGACAAACTGGGCGAGCAAATCTTGCCAGATTGGTTCTCGATACAAGAAAAGCCTCACGTGCTACGCGGACTGGCATCAAGCCCGTTTGACAATGAAGGTGTTGTTACGCGCGACATGGACATCATCACAGACGGTAAACTGGCGACCTACCTTCTAACCAGCTATGCGGCGCGTAAAATGAACATGACGCCAACTGGTCATGCTGGCGGCATCCACAACTGGTACGTAAAATCGACAGGCCAAGACTTTGACGCCATGCTCAAGCAGCTTGGAACTGGTCTATTGGTGACTGAAGTGATGGGGCAGGGCGTGAATATCGTAACTGGCGACTACTCGCGCGGCGCAGCAGGTTTCTGGGTTGAGAACGGTGAAATCCAATTCCCAGTATCTGAAATTACGGTTGCGGGCAATTTGGCACAAATGTTCCAACAAATTGTTGCTGTAGGTAATGATGTAGAGACACGTTCACAAATCCAAACTGGCTCGATTTTGCTGGAGTCGATGAAGGTGGCGGGGGAATAA
- the thiQ gene encoding thiamine ABC transporter ATP-binding protein: protein MLHLNNVAYRYHSDWFHFELEVSQGDIVSLIGPSGAGKSTLLALVSGFCQPESGAIQVEGKDIDRLEPHQRPLSMLFQEHNLFDHLSVFDNIGLGLSPALKLNEADRKTVRNAAEKVGLGEMLTRLPSELSGGQKQRVALARCFVQPHPIWLLDEPFSALDPILRKEMLSVVKQLASEKQVTVIMVTHHLSDARAIANRFAYLANGCIEAQGDIGELTDVHPNAALAEFVQAAH from the coding sequence ATGTTGCACCTAAATAACGTCGCCTATCGCTACCATAGTGATTGGTTCCACTTTGAACTTGAAGTAAGCCAAGGCGACATCGTCTCGTTGATTGGTCCAAGTGGTGCGGGAAAATCGACATTGTTGGCACTAGTATCTGGCTTTTGTCAGCCTGAATCCGGGGCAATTCAAGTAGAGGGGAAGGACATCGATAGGCTTGAGCCTCATCAAAGGCCGTTGTCGATGCTATTTCAAGAGCACAATCTTTTTGATCACCTATCAGTGTTTGACAACATTGGCTTAGGACTAAGTCCCGCTCTTAAACTCAATGAAGCTGACAGAAAGACAGTGCGTAATGCAGCAGAAAAAGTCGGGCTCGGAGAGATGTTAACGCGACTCCCTTCAGAGCTATCAGGTGGTCAAAAACAGCGGGTGGCGCTTGCGCGTTGCTTTGTACAGCCTCATCCTATATGGCTACTTGATGAGCCTTTTTCTGCCCTTGATCCTATTCTTCGTAAAGAAATGCTGAGTGTGGTGAAACAGCTAGCGAGCGAGAAACAAGTCACCGTGATCATGGTAACGCACCACTTAAGTGATGCACGCGCCATAGCGAATCGCTTTGCCTATTTGGCGAATGGCTGCATTGAAGCGCAAGGGGACATTGGTGAGCTGACGGATGTGCATCCGAATGCGGCATTGGCTGAGTTTGTCCAGGCGGCGCACTAG
- the thiP gene encoding thiamine/thiamine pyrophosphate ABC transporter permease: MIRIPKAGLVVALLIGLYVVASLWTLLSYSSIDDISLLFRDPYYQHVAKFSFWQASLSTLLSVGLAVPVAHALSRRHFWGREWLLKLFATTLVMPVLVGVFGIVAIYGNQGVIAKWFAGGSALFSIYGLNGILLAHVFFNLPFATRLLLVTIEGVPEEQRKLALHLGMNSWQCFRLVEWPRLKSHLPHVIGLVFMLCFTSFATVMALGGGPQATTIELAIYQAIKFDFDLPTGAVLALWQMVICAVLVMFVGRFSKPVSGKSNFHATSSLQPKDTVFKKGWDSIWIMATLMLVIPPILAILLSGLNSKLFDVFTDSRFWSAMGTSLQVAALAGSIALLVGVVLLSTTRVFRLKSQARRADSLELVGTVILVTPALVLSTATFLMLRGMTNVFSLAFGIVVLVNALMALPYVIKTLNQPMQRLASQYYPLWQSLGMHGLRRFWLMEWRAIRAPILHAFSISFILSMGDLTVIALFGSQNFNTLPLYLYQLMGSYQLESAAVVSLVLFALSIGIFSLTDTLNRTSRKASSTKKHFQEGSRHVAPK, encoded by the coding sequence GTGATTCGAATTCCCAAAGCCGGCTTAGTGGTTGCGCTGCTCATTGGCCTATATGTCGTTGCGTCCTTGTGGACACTGCTTTCCTATTCTTCCATTGATGATATTAGTCTGCTGTTTAGAGATCCTTATTATCAGCACGTGGCCAAATTCAGTTTCTGGCAAGCTAGCCTCTCGACGCTGTTAAGTGTTGGACTTGCTGTCCCCGTGGCTCATGCGCTTTCGCGTCGCCATTTCTGGGGGCGAGAGTGGCTACTCAAGCTGTTTGCCACAACCTTGGTCATGCCTGTGCTTGTTGGCGTGTTTGGCATTGTGGCTATCTATGGTAACCAAGGAGTGATTGCCAAATGGTTCGCTGGTGGCTCAGCGCTTTTTTCCATCTATGGGCTCAATGGTATTTTGCTCGCTCACGTGTTCTTCAATCTGCCTTTTGCTACTCGGCTATTGTTGGTAACGATAGAGGGCGTGCCAGAGGAGCAGCGAAAGTTGGCACTTCATCTTGGCATGAACAGTTGGCAATGCTTTCGGTTAGTGGAATGGCCAAGGCTAAAGTCGCATCTTCCTCACGTTATTGGTTTGGTGTTTATGCTTTGCTTTACTAGCTTTGCAACTGTCATGGCACTTGGGGGCGGACCACAAGCGACCACCATCGAGCTGGCTATCTATCAAGCGATTAAGTTCGACTTTGATTTGCCCACTGGCGCGGTGCTAGCACTTTGGCAAATGGTAATCTGTGCCGTTTTGGTGATGTTTGTTGGACGATTTAGTAAACCCGTTTCCGGTAAGAGTAATTTTCACGCGACGTCTAGCTTGCAACCCAAAGATACGGTGTTTAAAAAGGGCTGGGATAGCATTTGGATCATGGCAACCCTAATGCTCGTGATACCTCCGATTCTGGCTATTTTGCTCAGTGGTTTGAACTCGAAATTGTTTGACGTATTTACCGATTCGCGCTTTTGGAGTGCTATGGGTACTTCGCTGCAAGTGGCGGCATTAGCAGGGAGTATTGCTCTGCTGGTGGGCGTTGTCTTGCTATCAACAACGCGGGTTTTTAGGCTTAAGTCCCAAGCTCGACGAGCGGACAGCCTTGAGCTTGTGGGAACCGTTATTCTGGTGACACCAGCGTTAGTCCTTAGTACTGCTACCTTCTTGATGCTGCGAGGCATGACAAATGTGTTCAGCCTAGCGTTTGGCATTGTCGTGTTGGTCAATGCCCTAATGGCGCTGCCCTATGTGATTAAGACCTTGAATCAGCCGATGCAGCGCCTTGCTAGTCAATACTATCCGCTATGGCAAAGTCTCGGAATGCACGGACTGCGCCGATTTTGGTTGATGGAATGGCGCGCTATTCGAGCACCGATACTGCATGCATTTTCGATAAGCTTCATTTTGTCTATGGGTGACCTTACCGTGATTGCCCTATTCGGTAGCCAAAATTTTAATACCCTGCCACTGTATCTTTATCAGCTTATGGGCAGCTATCAGCTCGAATCGGCTGCCGTAGTATCCTTGGTGCTGTTTGCATTGAGTATCGGTATTTTTTCACTGACCGATACACTGAATAGAACGTCTAGAAAAGCTAGCTCAACCAAAAAACACTTTCAGGAAGGCTCTCGTCATGTTGCACCTAAATAA
- a CDS encoding DUF2799 domain-containing protein, with protein MKIIWVSLFAATLVACAQKSEPSSTSQQDWFQFGEQQALVGYEKQGDDELKQSSHVSVDSELYQAYSAGYEQGRQEYCQQDPKILGKKGELYRGICDDIRPTFRIWYNNGKASRSRY; from the coding sequence ATGAAAATAATTTGGGTTTCATTGTTTGCCGCGACACTGGTGGCGTGCGCTCAAAAAAGCGAGCCGAGCAGTACCTCGCAGCAAGATTGGTTTCAGTTTGGAGAGCAGCAAGCGCTGGTTGGCTATGAAAAACAGGGTGATGATGAATTGAAGCAGTCATCACATGTCAGTGTTGATAGCGAATTGTATCAAGCGTATTCAGCAGGCTACGAGCAAGGCCGACAGGAGTACTGTCAGCAAGATCCGAAAATACTCGGTAAAAAAGGCGAGTTGTATCGCGGTATTTGCGATGATATCCGACCGACGTTTCGGATTTGGTATAACAACGGCAAAGCGTCTCGAAGTCGCTATTAA
- the yjgA gene encoding ribosome biogenesis factor YjgA translates to MARKNQKAPWEEEEEIIWVSRTEMKNDMEELQKLGEELVELKPAVLDKFPLSEDLREAIADAQRFKNEARRRQLQYIGKLMRTEDPEPIQAALDRVRNKHSQSTAALHKLEQLRDRIIAEGDEAIAAAIALYPELDRQRLRQLARQANKEKQAGKPAKAFREIFQMLKHEEEQEF, encoded by the coding sequence ATGGCACGCAAAAATCAGAAAGCGCCTTGGGAAGAGGAAGAAGAGATCATTTGGGTAAGTAGAACCGAAATGAAGAACGACATGGAAGAGTTGCAAAAGCTCGGTGAAGAGCTCGTTGAGCTAAAACCTGCTGTGTTGGATAAATTCCCACTTAGCGAAGATCTGAGAGAAGCGATCGCAGATGCGCAGCGCTTTAAAAATGAAGCTAGGCGTCGTCAGTTGCAATACATTGGTAAGCTGATGCGTACCGAAGATCCTGAGCCGATTCAAGCGGCGCTCGATCGTGTACGCAACAAGCATTCACAATCTACTGCAGCTCTACATAAGCTTGAGCAATTGCGCGACCGTATCATTGCTGAAGGTGATGAGGCGATTGCAGCAGCAATAGCACTTTATCCTGAGCTAGATCGTCAGCGCCTGCGCCAGCTTGCTCGCCAAGCAAACAAAGAGAAGCAAGCCGGGAAGCCTGCAAAAGCATTCCGTGAAATCTTCCAAATGCTTAAGCACGAAGAAGAGCAAGAGTTTTAA